The DNA sequence GTAAAAAATAAATATAATCCTAACGATAAAAAAAATTATTCCGTCTTTTTCGATAAAAAGGGTAGAGCTCTTTTTAGTATGACGGAAGATTGGAAATTTGAAAATTACGGCGGTCTTGCCGATTATTCTCTTGAAGCTGCAGGTTTAAATAATGTAAATGAATTAAAAAATCCTCTCACCTTTTTTAATACCTTGAATAAAATACAGGAAGACGATATTTTTAAATTTATAAACAATGCCGTAAACTTAAACCTAAAAGATATTTTAAGATATTTTATAAAATAATTTTATTTTTTATGGAGGATTCAAAATGATTTTATTTATAAGTGACAGTATTTTTTCTTCTACGGAAAAAAAGGACGAAAACTTTGATAAGGCCTTTGCCGGCTACATTATTGTAGAAGACGGGCTCATTCAAAAGGTTGGTAAGGGAGAAGCTCCCGAAAGTTTAAAAAGCCAAGCCGAAAAAATAATAGATGCACGTGGAAAGACTATTACGGCAGGACTTGTCGATGCTCACACCCACTTGGTACACGGCGGTTCACGCGAGCATGAGCTTGCAATGAAACTTGCAGGAAAAACTTATCTTGAAATCCACGCAAGCGGCGGCGGTATTTTCAGCACCGTAAGAGCTACCAGAGCAGCTTCAAAAGAAGAGTTAACGCAAAAAGCTTTGACTAGCCTTGACCGAATGCTTATTCACGGTACAACCACCGCCGAATCAAAAAGCGGTTACGGCCTCGACATGGAAACCGAAATTAAATGTCTTGAGATAAATTCTTATCTGAATAAAAATCACCCAATCGATATTGTTTCGACCTATATGGGTGCTCATGCAACTCCGCCCGAATTTAAGGACAACAAGGAAGGCTATATCAAGTTTATGATAGAAGAGGTTATGCCCGAGGTTAAAAAACGCGGTTTAGCGGAATTCTCTGATGCCTTTTGTGAAGACAAGATTTTTTCCGTAGAAGAAACCGAAAGAATAATGAAGGCCGCTGCCGATCTAGGTTTTAAACTGAAACTTCATGCCGACGAGATTATTCCCTTAAAGGGAGCGGAGCTTGCAGCAAAGATGAATGCTCACTCAGCCGAGCACTTGATGGCTATATCCGATGAGGGCATTACGGCTCTTGCAAAATCCGGAACGGTTGCCGTTCTTCTGCCTGCAACTTCATTCTTTTTGATGTCGCCTATTTATGCTCCTGCAAAAAAGATGATTGAAGAAGGCGTAAGGGTCGCCCTTGCAACCGATTACAACCCCGGAAGCAGCCCGACAGAAAACCTGCAAATGGCAATGTGGGCAGCCTGTTACAAGATGAAACTTTTGCCTGCACAAATTTTACGCGGCGTTACAATCAATGCGGCTTATGCGATAGCTCGTGAAAAAACTATAGGCAGCATCGAAGAAGGGAAACAGGCTGACCTTGTTATCTTTGATGCCCCGAATATAGATTTCCTTGTTTATCACTTCGGCGTAAATTCCGCCGCTCAGGTTTGGAAAAAGGGAAAGCTTGTTGCCGAAAAGGGCAGGCCTGTTTACAATAACTAAATTTTTTAGTTGTAATACTTGAAGTTAATTAATTTGAATAAAAATAATTTGAAAATAGGAGATATTTTATGGAATTAGTAAAGATGACGGTAAGTGCCTTTGTTGACGAAACAGCCAGCGATTCACCTGCTCCCGGAGGCGGCTCCGTTTCTGCCTTGGCAGGTTCACTCGCCTCGGCCCTCGGTCAGATGGTTATCCGCTTGACAACAGGAAAAAAAGCCTTTGCTTCTCTTGATGAAAAAACTCAAGAAGAATTTAAGGCCCAGCTCCCGAAATTAGAAAAGGCTCAAAAACGCTTGGTCGAAATCATTGATGAAGACACACAGGCCTTTAACGCCTTTATGGAAGCTCTAAAGCTGCCCAAGGACACCGATGAGCAAAAGGCAAAACGCAGCAAAGCTATGTCCGATGCTACTGTCGTGGCAATGCAGGTTCCGCTTGAAACAGCTAAGACCTGTTTGGATGTACTTCGCTTTTTACCCATTGTTGCTCTTCACGGAAACAAAAATGCCACGTCCGATGCCGGTGTTGCAGCTCTTAATGCCCGCTCCGGTCTGGAAGGTGCTATCTTAAACGTTAAGATAAATCTAGGCGGTATCGATGACGCTCCCCTCTGCGAAAAAACAAGGGCGGAGTGCAATAAGATGCTTGAAGAAGGCGAAAAGCTAAAGACCGAAATTTTAAAAACAATCTATTCTAAGATTGAATAGGTTTAAAGTTTCACGAAATTTAGCTTTAACCTAAATAAAAAAGGCAAGCTTCAAAAAGAAGCCTGCCTTTTTGAAGCAAAATAATGATATAGAATGAAGTCTAAATTTATACGAACTTGACATAATAAATTAGTCTAAGAGCTGCTTCCCAGCCCTTAGCTTTAAAGCCGGTAAGAACAGCTGTTTCTACCTCCAAATTATTTCCCATAGGCCTTTTCCAAGAATTCGGCAGCATGTTTGTTTTTAGGTTCTTTTTCCAATATGTATTGAAAAGTTTTTATTGCCTCTTCTTTCTTTTTTAGGCGCATTTGAAGGATGCCTTTGATGAGCATGGAATCGGTCTTAATGCCGAACATTTTTTCGGCAGCTTTTAAAAGATCGAGGGCGACTTTTGTTTGCCCCATTTTATCAAGACAGAAGACGAGGTTGTGTAATAAAAGTCTTTCTTCCGGTTTAGCCCTAAGCATCTTTCTATAAAGAATAGCGGCTTTTTGGTATTGTCCTGCCTTTCTTCGGAACAAAGCAAGCTCGGGATCAAAATTAACTTTTTTGCCTTGGCTCATTAAAATTTCAAGCTGATTGCCGGCATCTTCCCAACGTTCACATTTTTCCAAAAATAGTACATAGTCCCGTCTTATGTAGATATTCTTTCCCCATTCATTTAGATAGGCTCCATAAGCTTCATCAGCTTCCTTATGTAACTGTAAATTTTCGTAAGAGGCGATAATTCCTATTTTAGCTTCTTCATCTTTTTCATTGATGCTCAAAGCCCTTTCATACCAGCCGAGGGCAAGGTCGGGCATGTTCAGTTTTATGTAGCAGCAGCCCATCGCATTAAAAATAGCCGAATCGGCTCTTCCGTTTTGAATAAGAGCTTGAAGATGAGGCAATACCTCTTCGGGGGGATTATCGATATGGGCAGCGGTAATTATTTTATAATAATAAATATCGTTCGCATCGCAAACACCGCTTGCTTCGGCCCGCAGAATTTCGGCACTAAGCTCCTCCCAGCGGTATGCTTCTTGGAGGGCAAGCATTATGCCGTAATGCGGATAAGGATTTTCAGGTTCGTGTTCAATTGCGCACTTATAATGTCCCAAGGCTGTGTTGGTATTGCCCATCGAACGCTGAGCTTCGGCAGCGAGGAGGCGTATTTCGGCATCGCTTCCAAAGGTTTTAATAAAGATACGGGCAGCAACGGCAGCTCTTGAGTAATCGCCCCGCTCCATATGTTTTTTAATAACGCCCATTGCAAAAAAGCGATCCGAAACTCCGTCATCGGGAATCTCAATACCAAGCTTTGCAAAATCTTCGGCCGCTCCGGCAGCATCGCCCAGCTGCATCTTGATCATTGCAGGGTACCATTTTAGCGCCGGATCATCTGGCTCGAATTCGCAAGCCGCTTCGTATTGGCCTAGGGCCTCCGGAAGATAGCCTTCCATTTTTAGGGCGTGAGCAAGATAGAGGCGCGGAGCAACTCCGTCTATGCCGTTTTTTATTGCAAAGCTGAACATTTGGCGAGCCATATCTGCATTGCCGTTTCTTAATTCATAAATTCCTTCAACAAAAAGAGAATTTAAATATCCGGCATTCAGCTTTGTATCCGAAGGAGCAAACTTTAAGGCTTCTTCAAAGGTTTCTCTGGCAAGACGCGGTTTTTTCCATTTTAGATAGGCCGAACCTAGCATTGCTCTTGTTTCAAGAGGATGGGGATTTAGCTTTAAGCTTTTTTCAAGACAATAAACAGCTCTGTCATACTGCCCTGCCGCCAAATAGGAACGGCCCAAAAAAAAGAAACCCATAGGAAGACCCGTACTATTTGCGGACGAGTCCGATGAGCATCTTTTAACATAGGCCTTACCATAGGCTATTGATCTGCCGTAATTGTTTACGGCAGCCCATGCCCTTGAAAGGTATAAATATATTTCGGGATTTCCCTTTTTTTCGCCGTAAAAGGGAGAAGATACTTCGGCTAAGCCTTCTGCGGCTAAGTTTTCTAAAATTAAAATTGAAGTCTTATAGTCGCGTTTTTTTCCGGCTTCAATAGCTTCATTTATAAGCGCATTTACAGACTTAGCCATAAGTTTATTTTCTTCCGGCTTGAACCAAGGTTACAGCCGAGGTGGTGATTATGTCGTCTACCGAGCAGCCTCTGGAAAGGTCGGATATGGGCTTTGCAAAGCCTTGGAGGAAGGGCCCGAGGGCCTCTGCTCCTGCAATCCTCTGTACCAGTTTATATCCTATGTTTCCGGCTCCGAGGTCGGGGAAGATAAGGGTATTGGCCTGTCCTTTTACGGGAGAGTCGGCGGCTTTCTTTTGCATAACGGAAGGAACAATGGCGCAGTCCAACTGGATTTCTCCGTCAAAGACAAAATCGGGTTTTCTTTCCTGTAAGATTTTTACGGCTTCGCGGACGCGTAAAATATTTTCATCTTTGTCGCCGCCCGAGCCCTTGGTAGAAAAGGATAGCATTGCAACAATCGGCTCAACCCCGGCAAAGGTTCGGCAGCTCATAGCTGCGGAGCAGGCAATGTCGGCCAACTGTTCCGAACTGGGAGTCGGAATTACGGCACAGTCCGAAAAGATAAAGACTCCGTTTGCTCCGAGTTTAGGATTTTTTGTATCCATCAAAAAGCAAGAAGAAGCGGTTTTCATTCCCGGAAGAGTTCCGATAACTTTTAAACCTGCACGGAGTACATCGGCTGTTGTGTTTAAGGCTCCTGCAACCATTGCATCCGCCTTATCTTGAACCAACATCATTGCTGCGAAGCCCAGCTCCGCACTCATTTCTATTTTAGCCTGTTCAAGGGTCATACCCTTGGCCTTTCTTTTTTCGTAATAGCTTTCGGCAAAGGAGTCGAGCCATTCCGATTTTTTCGGATCGATTATCTTGATTCCGTCAAGCTTTACCCCTGCCTTAGAAGCCGCTGCAGAAACAGCATCATCGGAACCGATTAAAAAAAGCTCCGATACCAATTTTTCGTCTACGATAGATCGGGCTGCTTTGAGAGTCCTTTCTTCAGTACCTTCAGGTAAAACAAGGCGGTTAGCATACATCTTTGCCTTTCTTTTCATTTCATCTACAAAACTCATAATTTTTTCTCCTTAATCTTTTCCGTATGTTTAAATTGGACTAACAATTTTTACTTACATCGTATTTTAGCACTTTTCAATATTTATGTCTAGCAAAGCATTTATCCAAAAGATAAGCTTTTTTAAGTTTCAAGTTCCAAACTAACTTCGCCCGAAATTAACTCATCTTTTTTGCCGTCATCGGTTTCTATGATAAGATGCCCTAAATCGCTGATTCCCAAAACCAAGGCTTCATAAGGGGTATCGGCAAAGGGCAGAACCCTTACCTTTTTTCCCGTAAGGAGGGAGAGGCTTTTATATTCTTCCATTAAGCTTTCTTGAGAATGCAGACCGTAGAGGGCTTCAATCAGGCTCGATATAATTGAAGAAGCTAAAACATTCCGGTTGAGGGAAGGCGCTTCGGCTTCACTAAAAGATGAGCCGGTTTCATTAAAAAGTTTGCCGGCTTCGGTA is a window from the Treponema denticola genome containing:
- the hutI gene encoding imidazolonepropionase — protein: MILFISDSIFSSTEKKDENFDKAFAGYIIVEDGLIQKVGKGEAPESLKSQAEKIIDARGKTITAGLVDAHTHLVHGGSREHELAMKLAGKTYLEIHASGGGIFSTVRATRAASKEELTQKALTSLDRMLIHGTTTAESKSGYGLDMETEIKCLEINSYLNKNHPIDIVSTYMGAHATPPEFKDNKEGYIKFMIEEVMPEVKKRGLAEFSDAFCEDKIFSVEETERIMKAAADLGFKLKLHADEIIPLKGAELAAKMNAHSAEHLMAISDEGITALAKSGTVAVLLPATSFFLMSPIYAPAKKMIEEGVRVALATDYNPGSSPTENLQMAMWAACYKMKLLPAQILRGVTINAAYAIAREKTIGSIEEGKQADLVIFDAPNIDFLVYHFGVNSAAQVWKKGKLVAEKGRPVYNN
- a CDS encoding cyclodeaminase/cyclohydrolase family protein is translated as MELVKMTVSAFVDETASDSPAPGGGSVSALAGSLASALGQMVIRLTTGKKAFASLDEKTQEEFKAQLPKLEKAQKRLVEIIDEDTQAFNAFMEALKLPKDTDEQKAKRSKAMSDATVVAMQVPLETAKTCLDVLRFLPIVALHGNKNATSDAGVAALNARSGLEGAILNVKINLGGIDDAPLCEKTRAECNKMLEEGEKLKTEILKTIYSKIE
- a CDS encoding tetratricopeptide repeat protein; amino-acid sequence: MAKSVNALINEAIEAGKKRDYKTSILILENLAAEGLAEVSSPFYGEKKGNPEIYLYLSRAWAAVNNYGRSIAYGKAYVKRCSSDSSANSTGLPMGFFFLGRSYLAAGQYDRAVYCLEKSLKLNPHPLETRAMLGSAYLKWKKPRLARETFEEALKFAPSDTKLNAGYLNSLFVEGIYELRNGNADMARQMFSFAIKNGIDGVAPRLYLAHALKMEGYLPEALGQYEAACEFEPDDPALKWYPAMIKMQLGDAAGAAEDFAKLGIEIPDDGVSDRFFAMGVIKKHMERGDYSRAAVAARIFIKTFGSDAEIRLLAAEAQRSMGNTNTALGHYKCAIEHEPENPYPHYGIMLALQEAYRWEELSAEILRAEASGVCDANDIYYYKIITAAHIDNPPEEVLPHLQALIQNGRADSAIFNAMGCCYIKLNMPDLALGWYERALSINEKDEEAKIGIIASYENLQLHKEADEAYGAYLNEWGKNIYIRRDYVLFLEKCERWEDAGNQLEILMSQGKKVNFDPELALFRRKAGQYQKAAILYRKMLRAKPEERLLLHNLVFCLDKMGQTKVALDLLKAAEKMFGIKTDSMLIKGILQMRLKKKEEAIKTFQYILEKEPKNKHAAEFLEKAYGK
- the pta gene encoding phosphate acetyltransferase yields the protein MSFVDEMKRKAKMYANRLVLPEGTEERTLKAARSIVDEKLVSELFLIGSDDAVSAAASKAGVKLDGIKIIDPKKSEWLDSFAESYYEKRKAKGMTLEQAKIEMSAELGFAAMMLVQDKADAMVAGALNTTADVLRAGLKVIGTLPGMKTASSCFLMDTKNPKLGANGVFIFSDCAVIPTPSSEQLADIACSAAMSCRTFAGVEPIVAMLSFSTKGSGGDKDENILRVREAVKILQERKPDFVFDGEIQLDCAIVPSVMQKKAADSPVKGQANTLIFPDLGAGNIGYKLVQRIAGAEALGPFLQGFAKPISDLSRGCSVDDIITTSAVTLVQAGRK